A section of the Sandaracinaceae bacterium genome encodes:
- a CDS encoding PEGA domain-containing protein — translation MSTNEKPAEETGGDEGFWSAAGDLDEAVAEEHASKIFALWELGGEFEKMKPAEDGTEEDGGAWAADAPATDAAPATSSATGVTSATDAASASEAASATDAASATDAASASEAASDAAPATEAASATDAASATDAASATDAASAADAASATDAASATDAASATDAASASDAASATAPATEAASAAATQADAAGATAASASAAEAANASAAVQAADAKEGASAAASPTANHAAGAKAGAAAQAAGSGSTAAAAKQQRAASTPVVAAAPEPVLAQSAEEEIVQLPTSSSTKLFLFAGVALLLLGLVGVAIAFSGGDEAVRAEPPNAAQAPADEPEGPRETELAAAEESQPASAETEAPEAAAETASAEAEAEVAAAEAAAAEAAAAEAAAAEAAAAEAAAAEVAAAEAAAQEPATHVLSVRTNPPNATLELDGDEVANPFRGELEAGSRHRLSASAEGHRDATQTVRLSGDRDVVLRLRPRPAPRISASVGARRGGAARRSGSASRRGGAASSGGSARRSGGASGGGRRGAGFSTDNPY, via the coding sequence ATGAGCACGAACGAGAAGCCGGCCGAAGAGACGGGCGGAGACGAAGGGTTCTGGAGCGCGGCGGGCGACCTCGACGAGGCCGTCGCCGAGGAGCACGCCTCCAAGATCTTCGCGCTCTGGGAGCTCGGCGGCGAGTTCGAGAAGATGAAGCCGGCCGAGGACGGGACCGAAGAGGATGGCGGGGCGTGGGCCGCGGACGCGCCGGCGACCGACGCCGCTCCTGCGACCTCGTCCGCGACCGGGGTCACTTCCGCGACCGACGCCGCTTCCGCATCCGAGGCCGCCTCCGCGACCGACGCCGCTTCCGCGACCGACGCCGCTTCCGCATCCGAGGCCGCATCCGACGCCGCTCCCGCGACCGAGGCCGCTTCCGCGACCGACGCCGCTTCCGCGACCGACGCCGCTTCCGCGACCGACGCCGCCTCCGCGGCCGACGCCGCTTCCGCGACCGACGCCGCTTCCGCGACCGACGCCGCTTCCGCGACCGACGCCGCTTCCGCATCCGACGCCGCTTCCGCGACGGCACCCGCGACCGAGGCCGCGAGCGCGGCGGCGACCCAGGCGGACGCTGCGGGCGCCACGGCCGCGTCCGCCTCTGCGGCGGAAGCCGCGAACGCGAGCGCGGCGGTCCAGGCTGCGGACGCGAAGGAGGGCGCGTCGGCGGCCGCGAGCCCGACGGCCAACCACGCGGCTGGCGCGAAGGCAGGCGCTGCCGCGCAGGCTGCGGGCTCCGGATCGACGGCGGCCGCGGCCAAACAACAGCGCGCTGCGTCGACGCCCGTCGTCGCCGCGGCGCCGGAGCCGGTGCTCGCGCAGAGCGCCGAAGAAGAGATCGTCCAGCTGCCGACGTCCTCGAGCACCAAGCTCTTCCTCTTCGCCGGCGTCGCCCTGTTGCTGCTCGGCCTCGTGGGGGTCGCGATCGCCTTCTCGGGGGGAGACGAAGCGGTACGCGCCGAGCCGCCCAACGCCGCGCAGGCTCCGGCGGACGAGCCGGAGGGGCCGCGCGAGACCGAGCTCGCCGCGGCCGAAGAGTCACAACCCGCGTCGGCCGAGACGGAGGCGCCCGAAGCGGCCGCCGAGACGGCCAGCGCAGAGGCAGAGGCGGAGGTCGCTGCCGCCGAGGCCGCCGCCGCCGAGGCCGCTGCCGCCGAGGCGGCTGCCGCCGAGGCCGCCGCCGCCGAGGCCGCTGCCGCCGAGGTCGCCGCCGCCGAAGCTGCGGCCCAGGAGCCGGCCACCCACGTCCTGAGCGTCCGGACCAACCCACCGAACGCGACGCTCGAGCTCGACGGCGACGAGGTCGCCAACCCCTTCCGGGGCGAGCTCGAGGCGGGCTCTCGGCATCGCCTGTCCGCGAGCGCCGAAGGCCACCGGGACGCCACCCAGACGGTGCGCCTGAGCGGCGATCGCGACGTCGTGCTCCGCTTGCGGCCGCGGCCCGCGCCGCGCATCTCGGCGAGCGTCGGGGCGCGACGTGGAGGCGCCGCGCGGCGCAGCGGCTCGGCCTCGCGCCGGGGGGGAGCCGCCTCCTCGGGAGGGAGCGCCCGCCGGAGCGGCGGCGCCAGCGGCGGGGGACGCCGCGGCGCGGGCTTCTCCACCGACAACCCTTACTGA
- a CDS encoding YbjN domain-containing protein has protein sequence MDGDPTYEDRTLGRSYRDANDMVNDYLKRFGESVGVALDPLDEDGYTDVRRGSATVGINVLEEHGILLFLSRIMDVPKEGRDGFYRRLLELNFLVTSDAAFAIDKDKDAVYLRALRRLSGLDFEEFEDLLHTMATVADEWDDRLAELFPDE, from the coding sequence ATGGACGGCGATCCCACCTACGAAGACCGCACGCTCGGGCGCAGCTACCGCGACGCCAACGACATGGTGAACGACTACCTGAAGCGCTTCGGGGAGTCGGTCGGCGTAGCGCTCGACCCGCTCGACGAGGACGGATACACGGACGTGCGGCGGGGCTCGGCCACCGTCGGCATCAACGTGTTGGAGGAGCACGGCATCCTCCTGTTCCTCTCGCGCATCATGGACGTGCCGAAGGAGGGCCGCGACGGCTTCTACCGTCGGCTCCTCGAGCTCAACTTCCTCGTCACGAGCGACGCGGCGTTCGCGATCGACAAGGACAAGGACGCCGTCTATCTGCGCGCGCTGCGCCGGCTGAGCGGGCTCGACTTCGAGGAGTTCGAGGACCTGCTACACACGATGGCGACGGTGGCCGACGAGTGGGACGACCGGCTCGCGGAGCTGTTCCCGGACGAGTAG
- a CDS encoding N-acetylmuramoyl-L-alanine amidase: protein MLAALTVACGEDPAPPPAPPPPPEPALDEAFAMDLEALREGTNALGAAAQSAEGTPDGVARARRAAALARVLSVRDPDGPWLERGRAWLLEASRRKTLAGACDAALELAALEARDAVDPGAAYLVAYRITRRFEEEACVAEARRMMQVLEAWRPSAGQLARIDADPDEGDPTAGLDGTAPPAPNGAPDLAAWAAERAETGARSSLTSLTVYGHGDGDAARSVRAVLRFDRVVAFEHGEASAEGAMPRRTWFELSGVAFGEGVADALAVDAGGLRRIRSVERDGGARVTFDLDPEARFHAFVLPDPFRIVLDVEEGGPRAEGPVRRIVLDPGHGGDDFGARAFGMRESDLTLDLARRVRTLLARRLPDAQVVLTRENDTFISLEQRAAIANSIGADLFLSIHLNAADDEVERGGVTTFVLDTSDDRQALRLAARENGTTVDEVDSLARLLAQLHRSDQVAASRDVAGQVHRATLEAGRRHLPSLHDRGVKSALFYVLVGARMPAVLLEASFLSRRQEADLLRETPYRQSLAEGIAEGIVRWAE, encoded by the coding sequence TTGCTCGCGGCGCTCACCGTCGCCTGCGGCGAGGATCCCGCGCCCCCGCCTGCTCCCCCGCCGCCCCCCGAGCCCGCGCTCGACGAGGCGTTCGCGATGGACCTCGAGGCGCTGCGCGAGGGCACCAACGCGCTCGGGGCCGCGGCGCAGAGCGCCGAGGGCACGCCCGACGGGGTGGCCCGGGCGCGTCGCGCGGCGGCCCTCGCGCGGGTGCTGTCCGTGCGCGATCCCGACGGCCCCTGGCTGGAGCGAGGGCGCGCCTGGCTCCTCGAAGCGAGCCGACGAAAGACGCTCGCGGGCGCCTGCGACGCCGCGCTGGAGCTGGCCGCGCTCGAGGCGCGGGACGCGGTCGACCCGGGGGCCGCCTATCTCGTCGCCTACCGGATCACCCGACGATTCGAGGAGGAGGCGTGCGTCGCCGAGGCGCGCCGCATGATGCAGGTGCTCGAGGCCTGGCGCCCGAGCGCGGGGCAGCTCGCCCGTATCGACGCGGATCCCGACGAAGGAGACCCGACCGCGGGGCTCGACGGGACCGCGCCGCCCGCCCCGAACGGGGCGCCGGACCTCGCCGCGTGGGCGGCGGAGCGCGCCGAGACGGGGGCCCGTTCGTCGCTGACGAGCCTCACCGTCTACGGCCACGGCGACGGCGACGCCGCTCGCTCCGTCCGGGCGGTGCTGCGCTTCGACCGGGTGGTGGCGTTCGAGCACGGCGAGGCCAGCGCGGAGGGCGCGATGCCGCGCCGGACCTGGTTCGAGCTGTCCGGCGTGGCGTTCGGGGAGGGGGTGGCGGACGCGCTCGCGGTCGACGCGGGCGGCCTGCGCCGGATCCGGAGCGTGGAGCGAGACGGCGGCGCGCGCGTCACCTTCGACCTGGATCCGGAGGCCCGCTTTCACGCGTTCGTGCTCCCCGACCCCTTCCGGATCGTGCTCGACGTGGAGGAGGGGGGCCCGCGCGCGGAGGGCCCGGTGCGACGCATCGTGCTCGACCCGGGGCACGGAGGCGACGACTTCGGGGCGCGCGCCTTCGGCATGCGCGAGTCCGATCTGACCCTCGACCTGGCGCGCCGCGTGCGCACGCTGCTCGCCCGCCGCCTCCCGGACGCGCAGGTCGTGCTGACCCGCGAAAACGACACCTTCATCTCCCTCGAGCAGCGCGCCGCGATCGCGAACAGCATCGGCGCGGACCTCTTTTTGTCGATTCACCTCAACGCGGCCGACGACGAGGTCGAGCGGGGCGGCGTCACCACCTTCGTGCTCGACACCAGCGACGATCGCCAGGCGCTTCGACTCGCGGCGCGCGAGAACGGGACCACCGTGGACGAGGTCGACAGCCTCGCGCGGCTCCTCGCGCAGCTCCACCGCAGCGATCAGGTCGCGGCCTCGCGGGACGTCGCCGGGCAGGTCCATCGCGCCACCCTCGAGGCCGGCCGCCGTCACCTTCCGTCGCTCCACGATCGCGGCGTCAAGAGCGCGCTGTTCTACGTGCTCGTCGGCGCGCGCATGCCGGCGGTGCTGCTCGAGGCCTCGTTCCTGAGCCGCAGGCAGGAAGCGGATTTGCTGCGCGAGACCCCGTACCGGCAGTCTCTCGCCGAAGGGATCGCCGAGGGGATCGTGCGCTGGGCCGAGTGA
- the glnD gene encoding [protein-PII] uridylyltransferase, which produces MGDPSARPAIDLGRLAPDLQHTCDDYCGSYRDRLAKEVRSGGGGLSVVELHSRILDGLLGALYCAADAAARAEGHEPKGRVALVAVGGYGRQSVGLCSDVDVLFLCDDPSDRHVGALAEGLLYPLWDVGLDIGHAVRGVDETLDLSREDLRTATTLLDMRRVAGDKTILQELVGRARRGLFNEGLERFLAQLAADVEERHERFGGSLFLLEPEVKLGCGGLRDLDVAIWAAKARWGATETSELVRHGALLQREVEELHTAEEMLWRVRNLLHLRAGRRQDRLTFEDQEEIATQLGFVHGVTLAVEQFMQAYYRHARVVEQTTERMLARARQTVRTAPAQQEDLGGGVLLFDGHVTLEDTDALESDPVLALRLYDAVAKRDKPPYPFARDAIARAAAQPAWAERLRAAPQASALFLDALSCAAKAPVKRSSILAELHEVGLMLAMVPEFEPVTGRVQHDVYHVYTVDVHSVAAVDRLRAIKRGDYASSLPLASRLAAELPRPAPLFLGLLLHDIGKAHGKDHSRKGAVMAKPIAERLGLSAVDVAHVVWLVEEHLSLYHWATRRDTSDPEVIREVANQVGSVDRLRDLYLLTVADLSTTNPNAMTSWKARMLEDLYLAVVNELEDEAPQGAARRADAIREEVRVGFVGDAKPAELERFLQEMPDRYLLANPVDAIRAHARIARDRDGAPVHLSIEPGPSPDVAELVVVTDDRPGLLADVAAALAAQRLSIVAAQVYTRDAQGAGEGAEAFDVFHVRRASAGAEGEPMDDVKLGRVRADLESLWRGETTAAELLARKLRSPSWAKRHSPDVPTEVQVDNDASPRFTVIDVFTRDRAALLHAIARTLYEQGLSIGISKVNTEGERAADVFYVVGADGKKVDDRDLLASLPGLLKAAIEGTES; this is translated from the coding sequence ATGGGCGATCCCTCCGCGAGACCTGCGATCGACCTCGGCCGACTGGCGCCGGATCTTCAGCACACCTGCGACGACTACTGCGGCTCCTACCGCGATCGTCTCGCGAAGGAGGTGCGGAGCGGCGGGGGCGGGCTGTCGGTCGTCGAGCTGCACTCTCGAATCCTCGACGGCCTGCTGGGCGCGCTCTACTGCGCGGCCGACGCCGCCGCGCGGGCGGAGGGGCACGAGCCGAAGGGGCGCGTAGCGCTGGTCGCGGTCGGCGGCTACGGGCGGCAGAGCGTCGGCCTCTGCTCGGACGTGGACGTGCTCTTCCTCTGTGACGACCCGAGCGATCGCCACGTCGGCGCGCTGGCGGAGGGGCTGCTCTACCCGCTCTGGGACGTGGGGCTCGACATCGGGCACGCGGTGCGCGGCGTCGACGAGACCCTCGATCTCTCGCGCGAGGACCTCCGCACGGCGACCACGCTGCTCGACATGCGGCGCGTGGCCGGCGACAAGACCATCCTGCAGGAGCTCGTCGGTCGGGCCCGCCGGGGTCTCTTCAACGAGGGGCTCGAGCGCTTCCTCGCGCAGCTCGCGGCGGACGTCGAGGAGCGGCACGAGCGCTTCGGCGGCTCGCTCTTCTTGCTCGAGCCCGAGGTGAAGCTCGGCTGCGGCGGGCTCCGCGACCTCGACGTCGCGATCTGGGCCGCGAAGGCGCGCTGGGGCGCGACCGAGACCTCGGAGCTGGTCCGCCACGGCGCGCTCTTGCAGCGCGAGGTGGAGGAGCTCCACACGGCCGAGGAGATGCTCTGGCGCGTGCGGAACCTGCTGCACCTCCGCGCGGGGCGGCGCCAGGATCGGCTGACCTTCGAGGACCAGGAGGAGATCGCGACGCAGCTCGGCTTCGTGCACGGCGTGACCCTGGCCGTCGAGCAGTTCATGCAGGCCTACTATCGCCACGCGCGCGTGGTGGAGCAGACGACCGAGCGCATGCTGGCGCGCGCCCGTCAGACGGTGCGCACCGCGCCGGCGCAGCAGGAGGATCTCGGCGGCGGCGTCCTCCTGTTCGACGGACACGTCACGCTCGAGGACACCGACGCGCTCGAGAGCGACCCGGTGCTCGCGCTGCGCCTCTACGACGCCGTCGCCAAGCGAGACAAGCCGCCGTACCCGTTCGCGCGGGACGCGATCGCGCGCGCCGCGGCTCAGCCCGCGTGGGCGGAGCGGCTGCGCGCGGCGCCCCAGGCGAGCGCGCTCTTCCTCGACGCGCTCAGCTGCGCGGCGAAGGCGCCGGTGAAGCGCAGCTCGATCCTCGCGGAGCTGCACGAGGTCGGCCTGATGCTGGCGATGGTGCCCGAGTTCGAGCCGGTCACCGGGCGCGTGCAGCACGACGTCTATCACGTCTACACGGTGGACGTTCACTCGGTCGCGGCGGTGGATCGCCTGCGGGCGATCAAGCGCGGCGACTACGCGTCGTCGCTGCCCCTGGCCTCGCGCCTCGCGGCGGAGCTCCCCCGGCCGGCGCCGCTCTTCCTCGGCCTCCTCCTGCACGACATCGGCAAGGCCCACGGCAAGGACCACTCCCGCAAGGGCGCCGTCATGGCCAAGCCCATCGCGGAGCGCCTGGGGCTGAGCGCGGTCGATGTCGCCCACGTGGTGTGGCTCGTCGAGGAGCATCTGAGCCTCTATCACTGGGCCACGCGCCGCGACACCTCGGACCCGGAGGTGATCCGCGAGGTGGCCAACCAGGTGGGCAGCGTCGACCGGCTGCGCGACCTCTATCTCCTGACGGTGGCCGATCTCTCGACCACCAACCCGAACGCGATGACCTCCTGGAAGGCGCGCATGCTCGAGGACCTCTACCTCGCGGTCGTCAACGAGCTGGAGGACGAGGCGCCCCAGGGCGCGGCGCGCCGCGCGGACGCCATCCGCGAGGAGGTCCGCGTCGGCTTCGTGGGTGACGCGAAGCCGGCCGAGCTCGAGCGCTTCCTCCAGGAGATGCCGGACCGTTATCTGCTCGCGAACCCGGTCGACGCGATCCGCGCGCACGCCCGGATCGCCCGCGACCGCGACGGCGCGCCCGTGCACCTGTCCATCGAGCCCGGCCCGAGCCCGGACGTCGCGGAGCTGGTGGTGGTGACCGACGACCGCCCCGGCCTCCTCGCCGACGTGGCGGCGGCGCTCGCCGCGCAGCGCCTGTCGATCGTGGCGGCCCAGGTCTACACCCGCGACGCGCAGGGCGCGGGGGAGGGCGCCGAGGCGTTCGACGTCTTCCACGTGCGACGCGCGAGCGCGGGCGCCGAGGGCGAGCCGATGGACGACGTGAAGCTCGGCCGCGTCCGCGCGGATCTGGAGTCGCTCTGGCGCGGCGAGACCACCGCGGCGGAGCTGCTCGCGCGCAAGCTGCGCAGCCCGTCGTGGGCCAAGCGTCACAGCCCGGACGTGCCGACCGAGGTTCAGGTCGACAACGACGCCTCGCCTCGCTTCACGGTCATCGACGTCTTCACCCGAGACCGGGCCGCGCTCCTGCACGCCATCGCGCGCACGCTCTACGAGCAGGGGCTGAGCATCGGCATCTCCAAGGTGAACACCGAGGGCGAGCGCGCGGCCGACGTCTTCTACGTGGTCGGCGCGGACGGCAAGAAGGTCGACGACCGCGACCTGCTCGCGAGCCTGCCCGGGCTGCTCAAGGCGGCGATCGAGGGCACGGAATCGTGA
- a CDS encoding tetratricopeptide repeat protein: MSRRGGIEAALALVLLLGCGPTRSARPADSTGGGAVMFEDERAAAAAPEASPEVSRGESLLAAGDAAAAEQAFRAAIEADPDDARAHLDLGLALEMQERLPEAELAYRAAVRASPTFAEALNNLGVLLRDTERSEEAVRTLRQAVQARPGFASAQLNLALALEETGDLEAAMSSYRRVIELAPREPTARVQLGLLQLAQGETEQALITLRRAVQPAQGNRAALSALGSGLRRAGDAAMAVRVLRESIAAEESPAPAAVRAELALALFAADHRDEAEAALEALLRDDGSYATAHYLLANMLAARRSWREAGQHYQAYLRAAPDGEHAEQARGRLAFVRRQ; the protein is encoded by the coding sequence GTGAGCCGTCGCGGGGGGATCGAGGCGGCCCTGGCGCTCGTTCTGCTCCTCGGCTGCGGGCCGACCCGGAGCGCGCGCCCCGCCGACTCCACGGGCGGCGGCGCGGTGATGTTCGAGGACGAGCGCGCGGCGGCCGCGGCGCCGGAGGCGTCTCCCGAGGTCAGCCGGGGCGAGTCCTTGCTCGCGGCGGGAGACGCGGCGGCGGCGGAGCAGGCGTTCCGCGCCGCCATCGAGGCCGACCCGGACGACGCGCGGGCGCACCTGGACCTCGGCCTCGCGCTGGAGATGCAGGAGCGGCTGCCCGAGGCGGAGCTCGCCTACCGGGCGGCCGTGAGGGCGAGCCCGACCTTCGCCGAGGCGCTCAACAACCTCGGCGTGCTCCTGCGCGACACGGAGCGCTCGGAGGAGGCCGTCCGCACCCTGCGCCAGGCGGTGCAGGCCCGACCCGGGTTCGCGTCCGCGCAGCTGAACCTCGCGCTCGCCCTGGAGGAGACGGGCGATCTCGAGGCGGCCATGTCCAGCTATCGCCGCGTGATCGAGCTCGCGCCGCGCGAGCCCACGGCGCGGGTCCAGCTGGGGCTTCTCCAGCTCGCGCAGGGCGAGACCGAGCAGGCCCTCATCACGCTGCGCCGCGCCGTGCAGCCTGCGCAGGGGAACCGCGCCGCACTCTCCGCCCTCGGCAGCGGCCTCCGGCGCGCTGGCGACGCGGCCATGGCCGTCCGCGTGCTGCGAGAGTCCATCGCCGCGGAGGAGAGCCCGGCCCCCGCGGCCGTGCGCGCGGAGCTCGCGCTGGCGCTCTTCGCCGCCGACCACCGCGATGAGGCGGAGGCCGCGCTCGAGGCCCTGCTGCGCGACGACGGCAGCTACGCCACCGCGCACTACCTCCTCGCGAACATGCTCGCCGCGCGCCGGTCCTGGCGTGAGGCCGGCCAGCACTACCAGGCGTATCTCCGCGCGGCCCCCGACGGGGAGCACGCAGAGCAAGCGCGCGGTCGGCTCGCGTTCGTGCGTCGCCAGTAG